From the Bdellovibrio reynosensis genome, one window contains:
- the rpsC gene encoding 30S ribosomal protein S3, translating into MGQKVNPIGLRVGVIRTWDSRWYAKGQNYFDNLHEDIRLRKYLKTKLKHAGVAKIEMERAAKKIKIIISTARPGVVIGKKGTGIDSLKAEVQKLTPNEVFLSIQEVRKPDLDAQLVAESIAQQLEKRISWRRALKKSIAAAIKGGVRGIKIRVSGRLDGAEIARSEWYNEKSVPLHTLRADIDYGTAEALTAYGIIGLKVWIYKGDILSAREVEEAGRVKS; encoded by the coding sequence GTGGGACAAAAGGTTAATCCAATTGGTCTTAGAGTAGGTGTGATCAGAACGTGGGATTCTCGCTGGTATGCGAAAGGTCAAAACTATTTTGACAATCTTCACGAAGACATCCGTTTAAGAAAGTATTTAAAAACTAAGCTTAAACATGCTGGTGTCGCAAAAATCGAAATGGAACGTGCAGCGAAGAAGATTAAAATCATCATCTCTACTGCGCGCCCAGGTGTTGTTATTGGTAAAAAAGGTACTGGTATTGATTCACTTAAAGCGGAAGTTCAAAAACTTACACCCAACGAAGTTTTCTTGAGCATCCAAGAAGTGCGCAAACCAGACCTCGATGCTCAGCTCGTTGCTGAGAGCATTGCTCAACAACTTGAGAAACGTATCTCTTGGAGAAGAGCTCTTAAAAAATCTATTGCAGCTGCGATCAAAGGCGGCGTGAGAGGTATCAAGATCCGTGTTTCAGGGCGTCTTGATGGTGCAGAGATTGCTCGTTCAGAGTGGTACAATGAGAAGAGCGTTCCTCTTCATACATTGCGTGCAGATATCGACTACGGTACTGCTGAAGCTCTAACTGCATACGGTATCATCGGTCTAAAAGTATGGATCTATAAAGGCGATATCTTATCTGCTCGCGAAGTTGAGGAGGCAGGTCGTGTTAAGTCCTAA
- the rplP gene encoding 50S ribosomal protein L16, with the protein MLSPKRVKWRKQFVGRATGFAVRGANLDFGDYGLQAIEEGRLTARQLEAGRIAISRSVKRGGKIWCRVFPNVPVTKKPAETRMGSGKGNPELWVARVLPGKVLFEMNGVTREQAKEAFERAAHKLPFKTRFLVRE; encoded by the coding sequence GTGTTAAGTCCTAAAAGAGTAAAATGGCGTAAACAATTTGTAGGCCGCGCTACTGGTTTTGCAGTAAGAGGCGCTAACCTTGATTTCGGAGACTACGGTCTTCAAGCAATCGAGGAAGGTCGTCTGACTGCTCGTCAGTTAGAAGCTGGTCGTATTGCTATCTCTCGTTCTGTTAAGCGTGGTGGTAAAATTTGGTGCCGTGTGTTTCCAAATGTACCTGTAACTAAAAAGCCAGCTGAAACACGTATGGGTAGCGGTAAAGGTAACCCTGAATTATGGGTTGCTCGTGTTCTTCCTGGAAAAGTACTTTTCGAAATGAACGGTGTGACACGTGAACAAGCTAAAGAAGCTTTCGAACGTGCAGCTCACAAACTTCCTTTCAAAACTCGTTTCTTGGTAAGGGAGTAG
- the rpmC gene encoding 50S ribosomal protein L29, which translates to MKFNEVKDLSVTELKKKRATLSEELFQARIKNSIGQLSNPLEIRDLRRSIAKINTAIVKKVAR; encoded by the coding sequence ATGAAATTTAATGAAGTTAAAGATCTTTCTGTAACTGAATTGAAAAAGAAAAGAGCAACTCTTTCTGAAGAGTTGTTCCAAGCACGTATCAAGAATTCAATTGGTCAACTTTCGAACCCACTTGAAATTCGTGATCTTCGTCGCAGCATCGCTAAAATCAACACAGCGATTGTTAAAAAAGTGGCGAGATAG
- the rpsQ gene encoding 30S ribosomal protein S17 produces MSTETNTRGRKIEVVGEVISDKMDKTISVLIYRMVKHAKYGKYVKKTSVFKAHDEKNQAKVGDIVKIRETRPLSKTKRWTLEAVVETAKA; encoded by the coding sequence ATGAGTACTGAAACTAATACTAGAGGACGTAAAATTGAAGTCGTAGGTGAAGTTATCAGTGACAAGATGGATAAAACCATCTCTGTCCTAATCTACCGCATGGTTAAACACGCTAAATACGGCAAGTATGTTAAGAAGACATCTGTATTCAAGGCTCACGACGAAAAGAACCAAGCAAAAGTTGGTGACATCGTTAAGATCCGTGAAACACGCCCTCTTAGCAAAACTAAGCGCTGGACTTTAGAAGCTGTTGTTGAAACGGCGAAGGCGTAG
- the rplN gene encoding 50S ribosomal protein L14 — MIQMQTRLNVADNSGAKEVMCVKVLGGSKRRVASIGDVIVVSIKEALPNAKVKKGDVAKAVVVRTVAKLRRPDGSYIRFDDNSAVLINASKEPIGTRIFGPVARELRAKSFVKIVSLAPEVL, encoded by the coding sequence ATGATTCAAATGCAAACTAGACTAAATGTAGCTGACAACTCTGGCGCTAAAGAAGTTATGTGCGTAAAAGTTCTTGGTGGTTCTAAACGTCGTGTAGCATCTATCGGTGATGTTATCGTTGTTTCTATCAAAGAAGCTTTGCCAAACGCTAAAGTTAAAAAAGGTGATGTTGCTAAAGCAGTAGTTGTTAGAACTGTAGCTAAACTTCGTCGTCCTGATGGATCTTACATCCGTTTCGATGACAATTCTGCTGTTCTTATCAATGCTTCTAAGGAACCAATTGGAACACGTATCTTTGGCCCAGTTGCCAGAGAATTGAGAGCAAAGTCGTTCGTTAAGATCGTATCTTTGGCTCCGGAAGTTCTATAA
- the rplE gene encoding 50S ribosomal protein L5: MNRLHEKYKKEIAPALQKELGAKNVMQVPRLEKITLSVCLSEAVQNPKILNTVVDEITSITGQKAVITKAKKAISNFKLRAGIPLGVRVTLRREKMWSFMDRLNTLALPRVRDFRGLPNKGFDGRGNYNMGLKEQIVFPEINYDKVDKVRGMNITICTTATNDAAGRALLEALGMPFRK, encoded by the coding sequence ATGAATCGCTTACATGAAAAATACAAAAAAGAGATCGCTCCCGCTCTTCAAAAAGAATTGGGCGCAAAAAACGTGATGCAAGTTCCTCGCTTAGAGAAAATCACTCTTAGCGTGTGCTTGAGCGAAGCAGTTCAAAATCCAAAAATTTTGAACACTGTTGTTGACGAGATCACTTCGATCACTGGTCAAAAAGCTGTTATCACTAAAGCTAAAAAAGCTATTTCTAACTTCAAATTGCGTGCTGGCATCCCATTGGGTGTTCGCGTGACTTTGAGAAGAGAAAAAATGTGGTCATTCATGGATCGTTTGAACACTTTGGCATTACCTCGCGTAAGAGACTTCCGTGGTTTGCCAAATAAAGGTTTCGACGGCCGTGGTAACTACAACATGGGCTTGAAAGAGCAGATCGTGTTCCCGGAAATTAACTACGATAAAGTAGATAAAGTTCGTGGTATGAACATCACTATCTGTACAACTGCTACTAACGACGCTGCGGGCAGAGCGCTTCTTGAAGCACTTGGCATGCCCTTCAGAAAGTAA
- the rpsN gene encoding 30S ribosomal protein S14 yields MARKASIEKNNKRKAKSAKYVAYRAELRAKAVDMKLSDEARFEARKKLQALPKDTNPNRVITRCEITGRPRGNYRKFGLSRIAFRQLALDGKLPGVTKASW; encoded by the coding sequence TTGGCTCGTAAAGCAAGTATTGAAAAAAATAATAAACGTAAAGCTAAATCTGCAAAGTATGTTGCATACAGAGCGGAACTTAGAGCTAAAGCTGTCGACATGAAGCTTTCTGATGAAGCAAGATTTGAAGCTCGTAAAAAGCTTCAAGCTCTTCCTAAAGATACAAATCCAAACCGCGTGATCACTCGTTGTGAAATCACTGGTCGCCCTCGTGGTAACTACAGAAAGTTTGGACTATCTCGTATCGCCTTCAGACAACTTGCGCTTGACGGTAAATTGCCAGGCGTAACGAAAGCTAGCTGGTAG
- the rpsH gene encoding 30S ribosomal protein S8, with product MDTISQFLTMIRNAGAAKHEKVDLPASKVRAGIAQILANEGLIRSFKVAKDSKQGIMRVYLKYDEAGNHVISSIDRVSRPGRRVYVKSDKIPTVRSGMGMTLLSTSKGIMSGKQAADQKLGGELLATLW from the coding sequence ATGGATACAATTTCTCAGTTCCTTACAATGATTAGAAATGCTGGAGCAGCGAAACACGAAAAAGTGGATCTTCCTGCTTCAAAAGTAAGAGCGGGTATTGCTCAAATCCTTGCAAACGAGGGTTTGATCAGAAGCTTTAAAGTCGCTAAAGATAGCAAACAAGGCATCATGCGTGTTTACTTGAAATACGACGAAGCTGGAAACCATGTAATCAGCTCTATCGACCGTGTATCTCGTCCAGGTCGCAGAGTTTATGTTAAATCTGATAAGATTCCGACTGTTCGTTCTGGAATGGGTATGACCCTTCTTAGCACTAGCAAAGGTATCATGAGCGGCAAGCAAGCAGCTGACCAAAAACTTGGTGGCGAATTGCTAGCTACACTTTGGTAG
- the rplF gene encoding 50S ribosomal protein L6, giving the protein MSRIGKAPVVFDNTVQVSVSPANEVVVKGAKSSLKIGMQPAISAKVEGGKVVLTRKDDSKESRALHGLYRALIQNAVTGVTKGFTKGLELHGVGYRANVTGKKLELSLGFSHPVIFDIPEGIEIKVDKQTNISVTGASRELVGQVAAKIRSFRPPEPYLAKGVRYAGEHIRRKAGKSAGK; this is encoded by the coding sequence ATGTCACGTATTGGAAAAGCACCCGTTGTTTTTGATAACACAGTACAAGTAAGCGTTTCACCTGCTAACGAAGTTGTCGTTAAAGGTGCAAAGTCTTCTTTGAAAATCGGTATGCAACCAGCTATTTCTGCGAAAGTAGAAGGCGGCAAAGTTGTTTTGACTCGCAAAGATGACTCTAAAGAAAGCCGTGCGTTGCATGGTCTTTACAGAGCGCTTATTCAAAATGCCGTAACTGGCGTAACAAAAGGTTTCACTAAGGGCCTTGAACTTCATGGGGTTGGTTACCGTGCAAACGTAACTGGCAAGAAGCTAGAGCTTTCTCTAGGTTTCTCTCACCCAGTGATCTTCGATATCCCTGAAGGAATCGAAATCAAAGTTGACAAGCAAACTAACATTTCGGTCACTGGCGCAAGCAGAGAGCTAGTTGGACAAGTTGCAGCGAAAATTCGCTCATTCCGTCCACCAGAGCCTTATCTTGCTAAAGGTGTTCGCTACGCAGGTGAGCATATCAGACGTAAAGCTGGTAAGTCGGCTGGTAAATAA